Part of the Cyprinus carpio isolate SPL01 chromosome A1, ASM1834038v1, whole genome shotgun sequence genome is shown below.
GACCTCGCTGTGGTCAGTGCGTTCCGTGCACTGGCGCTTTGTGCTCGTGGTCGTCGGTGTTTTCTCTGTGGGGGGTTTCTCTTGTGACGTTTCGATGAGTTTGAAATGCGCGGCCAGCGGCGCACGCTTACACATGCCCGCGCGGATCAGTGCGCGCGCATCCGCGCaaagtttcttctgctttttAACAGATCTGGCGATCTGTTTCCAATAACCCTTGGGATTAGACCCATATTCGGTGCACGTCGCGGGCTTGGCAGTGTATTTACAGCTGAATCCATCCTCGTTTCCAGGCTTACATGTAACAGTCATGGTGTAGTTGTCCTCTCCGCGCGCCACCCACAAGCACTGCGCCTTGTCCTTGGTTGTAAACTTTCCCTTGTGTACGGAAATGTTTTTATCACCTTGGCTCTCCGGCTTCCTTCctttcctcctctctcctctaATGCTGTCAGCAGTGAAGATGAGCTGTGAAAGACACAGGAACAGCAGGAGCGCGACAGTCCCACGGAGAGACATTTCCTTCAGTGACGCAACGATCTAAGATATATTAATTATAAGATTAAACAcgataatttatttgtattttttttttttacctgtcaaAAGATGCAATAGGGTTATAGTCAATAGGCTTATTTATAGTCAATAGTTAATCTCTTCTTATAAGTACTTTGATTTACACCAAAAAAGTTAATTGATCTTACCGATAAGAGTTAGGAGGACAGATGGATGATGAGATTCCCTGACTAGTTTACGTCAAAATGAACTCACTCGAGGTATTTATATGTCAAGTGACACACCCACTTACTACTGGACAATCAGATTCTCTCACAGGAGAAAAGCCCTTTAATGAGCTCCTGCACATGCAGGAATCCACTACCTGCGTCATTCATGTATTTGCATTTTTAGAGGGGGCTGAACTAAAAGACATCACACTCAAAGACAAGGTACTCCAGCTGTAAATctgatttaaatatattgcatgtGAATGGGTAAATGGTTGAggaggagacagacagatagcAGCAGAAGTAAGAGGGGCCAGCAAAAGTTACTCATTCTTTCCAAAGTGCATGAGTGTGTGGGATTTGTTTTTGGGGGTGCAGGAGCTTCAAGCAGCTGGTTCCCCGGGACCACACAAG
Proteins encoded:
- the LOC109047975 gene encoding fibroblast growth factor-binding protein 1-like, with amino-acid sequence MSLRGTVALLLFLCLSQLIFTADSIRGERRKGRKPESQGDKNISVHKGKFTTKDKAQCLWVARGEDNYTMTVTCKPGNEDGFSCKYTAKPATCTEYGSNPKGYWKQIARSVKKQKKLCADARALIRAGMCKRAPLAAHFKLIETSQEKPPTEKTPTTTSTKRQCTERTDHSEVAKERCGDSWASLCAFVFTIIQSGDC